The following is a genomic window from Marinobacter salsuginis.
AGCGATCAAAACGGAACCTTGCCGCGCCCAGTTTGTGGCACACACCATCCAGCCAGAGCGCATTTTCCGTCATCCCCGTTTCGTTAACTCCAGCGGCCAGGTTCAGACCCACGGACCGGCCATCCGGAAGCTGACCCGCCAGGCAGGCCCAGTTCCAGGCGGTTTCCCGGCGCATGAAGCCGCAGCTCCAGTCAATAGTGCCCCGGGTCTCCTCGTCGCAGCGCCAGATGTGGTGATCCCAACGCACTTCCCCTTCCACCGGCAAGCCAGCTGACTTGCGGGTAAACACCCAGCCATTGTAACCGGCCGGACACACCAGGCGGAGTGGGTCCCGATCCTCTTTCAAAGTAAGCTCGATACGGATATCACCCGGGGCGGACACCGCAATCGTCCGGCCATCAGCTGTTGGCGCGATTCGCACGTCGACCTCGCCTTTGCTGAATGTTGCCACGCCCTCCTCTGGCAGCGGTTCAATGCGGGTCTGCCTGGCCAATGGCTGAAGGAACGATTGTTCCATCATCTGGCCGGTCTCGAAATCGTAAAGGTAGAAGAACCCGTTTCCCAGCAGTTTAAGATCCACCACCGCCAGGCCAAACACCCATCCCGGACCCATGGCGCTGACGAACTGGAACTGGTTGAAGCGCCACCGCCGGGCCAGCCGTGAACGGGGGCGGTCCATTACCGTACGCAGGTCATAGTCCAGGTAGTTAATCTCTTTGACCGGTTCATCGAGCACCCCGGGAACTATCTGTCCTTTGCCGTTGATCAGCTTTTCCATGGTCATAGTCGTCGTCAGATCAGGCCAATTCGGTCAATCGTATCAGCGGGTCGCTACCTGGTTCACAATCCACTGTTTCTGTGGCCATGCCAGTAAAAGCCTCATGCTAGACTCGGCCCACCATCTGCAAGGAAGTGTACCCTATGAGAAAGAGCATAGCCCATGGCATTACGGGCTGGGCCTCGGTCATCAGCGGGCTGGTCTGTGCACTGCTGGTATTTGCCGTTGCCGCCAGTGCCCGGGCTGAACTGCCCACTGAAACCGACGAGCAATGGACACTGCGAAAGGAAGCCGATCATATCCGGGTGTATACCATCGAGCAGCCTGACTCCAGCTTCAAGGCCTTCAAGGCCGTGGCGGTTCTCGATGCACCCATCGAAAACCTGATGGCCGTCATGGCCAATCCCGGCTCCTGTGTTGAGTGGGTGCACAACTGTTCTGAATCCTATGCCTTCGGCGATGGCGAGTTCCATGATCGCTTTGCCTATTCGGTGAATGACATGCCATGGCCGGTGACCGACCGGGACTATGTGCTGCGCATCCGGACTCGGGGCGACCGGGCTTCTGGTGAGATTGTCATGGATCTGAACGCCATGCCCGATCAGCGGGCGGAGAGCAGCAGCCGGGTCAGGGTCGACCGGTCCGATACCCTGTACCGGTTCACCCCGGAAGGAGACAAAACCAGGATGGTCTGGGTTCAGCACACGGATCCCAATGGCTCACTGCCGGGATGGCTGGTGAACTCGCTGCTGGTGGATATTCCGGTGCGCTCCATGGAAGAGCTGGAACGAGTTGCAAACAGGGACAAGTATCGCGGCTATCAACTGGTCTACGATGAGGATGGCCAACTCATTGGCATCAGTCCGCCCGGTTCCTGACCCGTCAGACCTGTGAAGGGATGACGCGCAAGGGATCACGCGCTAAGCTTTCGGAAAGGACTTCATAAGGCAGCCCAGATCAATGACCGTTCTCGCCTACGAGATCATGACACCCAGTATAAAGGCCGTTCCCCAATCCTGGACCATGGACCGCCTGGCACGCTTTCTCACCGACAACGAAATAACCGGCAGCCCTGTCACCGACGACGATGGCGAGATTGTCGGTATTGCCACTCTGAAAGACATCACCGAATTCCGCTGGAACGCCACTCGCTCCGATGCCGACAGGCATCTGACACCAGAGGAACGCGAGGAAGCCCGTCGTCTGCGGATGGTGATCTTTGAAGAAATGGGAAAGGTGCCGGTAGAAGTTCGTGACATCATGACCCCGATCGTTTTATCTGTTGACGAGAAGACGCCGGTGCGCGACATTGCCAATATCATGATGCGCGAGCACCTGCACCGGATCTTTGTCACCAATGATTCAAAAATTACCGGCATCATAACGACTTACGATATGCTGAAAGTGATCTCGGATGAGGAACTCACGCAACGCTGCGCCGATAACGACTGAGCCACCAGAGAGGTAGCGCCACCTATGCCCAGAGCACCGCAAGCTCGCAGAAAGATGTACGTCCTCGACACCAACGTCCTGATCCACGACCCGAACGCCCTCCTCAACTTTGAAGAACACGATGTCATCATTCCGATGACGGTCCTCGAAGAACTCGACAGCCTCAAATCCGGCAAGCAAGCCGTGGCCGCTGACTGCCGGCAGGCGATTCGCAACATCGACAAGTTGCTGGGCGATGCCAGCCCGAAAGTCATCGAAAAGGGTGTACCCATTGTACGTGGCAAGAAGGCCGAGCCCCTGGGCAGTCTTTCGATCCTGATGAGCACCGGTGACAGCGGCAACCACTCGCTGCCCGAGCACCTGAACGACAACAAGATCATCAATACCCTGGCCGCGCTCCAGAACCGCCACAAGTCCCGGGATATTATCCTGGTTTCCAAGGACATCAATATGCGCCTGAAGGCGCGAGGCTTTGGCGTGGAGGCGCAGGACTACCACAACGACCAGTTGCTTGATGACATTGATCTTCTGCCCAAGGGCTATCGGGAATTTCCAAACTCTTTCTGGGACACCATCGAGAAAGTAGAGACCGTTCAGCGGGAAGGCACCACCGAGCACATCCTCAAGCGCGAGGGAGAACTGGCAAAGCTCAACATCAATGAGTTTGTGATCGATGAAATGGGCTTTGTCGGCAAGGTGGTAGACCTTTCAGACACCCAGGTGATTATCAAGGATCTGCATCAGCACGACCTGATGAACGAGGAAGTCTGGGGGCTGGTACCCCGGGACATCTATCAGGCCATGGCGCTGAACCTGCTGCTGGACCCGGATATCCATCTGGTCAATCTCACGGGTTCTGCCGGTTCCGGTAAAACCATCCTGGCCCTGGCCGCCTGTATCGAGATGACCGTGGCAAGCAAGCTTTACAAGCGCATTATCGCCACCCGTTCCACCCAGGGGCTGGATGAGGACATCGGGTTCCTGCCCGGCACCGAGGCTGAAAAAATGGAGCCCTGGCTGGGCGCCATCGTCGACAACCTGGAAGCGCTCCACGAAGACGACGAGAACATGACCGCCAGCGTTGACTACATCCTCAGCAAGGTGCCTCTGCATTTCAAATCCATGAACTATATCCGGGGCCGCAGTTTCCAGCACAGTCTGATCATCATTGACGAGTCCCAGAACCTGACGCCGCACCAGATCAAGACCATTATTACCCGGGCAGGTAATGGCTCGAAGGTAATCTGTCTGGGCAACCTTGCGCAGATCGATACACCCTATCTGAGCGCCCTGAGTTCTGGCCTTACCTATATGACCGAGCGCTTCAAGGGCTTCCGCCATGGCGCCCACATACACCTGCAGGGTGTACCCCGCTCGGTCCTGGCGGAGTTTGCCGAAGCCAATCTCTGACAGTTCAGGACGGGACACGGATACAAAAAAGGGCAGAACGCGCGTTCTGCCCTTTCCCCCGAGATTACCGGCTGGAATCAGACCCGGTAGCGGCTAACCTCATCCGACATCTCCGACGCCAGATTTTTCAGGCGCTGAGTTGCGTCTCCGGCTCGGCGGGTTCCCTGGGCCGTCTGTTCGGTAATGGCAACAATCTCGTGCACATTCTGGTTAATGGTTTCAGAAACACTGGTCTGCTCTTCCGCAGCGCTGGCAATCTGGGTGTTCATATCCGTGATTGTTGCCACCGCCTGACCAATGCGCTGCAGCGCCTCGTTCACCTGGCGGGTTTCTTCAACGGTTGCTTCACTGCGCTCACTGATTGAGCCGATCAGTTTGACCGCATTGCCGGCACCGGACTGCAACCGCTCAATCATGTCCTGGATTTCCTGGGTACTCTGCTGGGTCCGGCGAGCCAGCGTGCGCACCTCATCGGCAACCACGGCAAAACCTCGCCCGGCCTCACCGGCTCGTGCTGCTTCGATCGCCGCGTTGAGCGCCAGCAGGTTGGTCTGATCGGCAATTTCACGAATGACCTCAAGCACACTGTCAATGCGACGGGAGTCAGCGCCCAGCTGTTCAATAACGCGAACCCCCTCACTGACCTGCTCTGAAAGCCCACCAATGACCTCGGTAGCCTGGTGCACCAGACCCTGAGCGTCACAGACCTGCCCATTGGCATGGTCGGCTGCCGTGGAGGCTTCACTGGCGTTGCTGGCAACCTCCTGGGCAGCAGCCGTCATCTCATTCATGGCCGTGGCAACCTGATCACTCTCGGACTTCTGCCGCTCAACACCCTGTTCGGCTTCGGTCATGACCTGATTCAGATCTGCCGTGGCCTCGTTCAGTGTCCGGGTGGATGACAGTACCCGCTCAACCAGTCCATGGACCTGGTCGGCAAAACTGTTGAAGGCGGTTGCCAGCTGTCCAAGCTCATCTTTGCCGGAAACGTCCAGGCGCCGGGTCAGATCGCCATCACCACTGGCAATATCGTTCATCGCTGAAACCGCAGATTTCAGGGGACGAATAATGCTGCGTACCACAACCAGGGCAAGCAGGACGATCAGCGCCAGTGCAATCAGTGAAGTGGTGACTGACCCGATGATCGCATCGCGCAAGGAATCGCCGACATGGTTTTCCATCTCGGTGACCTGCGTTTCCAGGCCATCAACCCAGAATCCGGTCCCGATCATAATGCCCCACTTCGGCAGCATTTCTGCGTAACCCAGTTTGGGGGCCACTTCCCCGGTATCGCTGTTCTTCCAGCCATAGGGAACGTAGCCGCCGCCACCACGCGCCGCCTTCACCAACTCACGGATGAGATAGGTCCCATTCGGGTCCTGGAAATCCCACAGATTCCTGCCCTCGAGCGACTGGTTAACACCGTGCATTACGTTGACGCCTTTGGTGTCATAGGCAAAGAAATAACCAGTACTTCCCGAATCGTTGAAGCGAAGCTGTCGGAGTATCTCCCAGGCTTTTTCGCGAACCTTCTGATCATCCGCGGAGCCCGGTTGATTGTAGAGATGCGCGATAGAGGACTTGGCGACGGCCAGATAATTTTGCAGCTCCTGCCGCTTGCTCTCCTCCATATCGGAGGAGAAGCCGGCAACGGCCTCCTCGCCAATAAATCTGGCCTGATTCAGGTTGTAGCTTGTCAGGAATGCGGTAAGGACAATCACCGGCACCAGGGCCAGCAATAGCACCCGTGTCTGGATGGTCAGGTTTTTCATGGCTGGTCGTCTTTCAGGTTGAACACTCAGGGAGCCGGGTGGCCCGGCACGGAAAAACCCGCAAGACTACGAAAAACCCGCCGGAATTATCATTGATGATAATGCGTAGTTTGTTTCTGCCCGGTAACCGAGACGGTAAAATTTTGTAGCTCAGTCCTTGAACTGGGCTTTATCCAGCCCGTGCTTGCGCATCTTGTCGTACAGGGTTTTACGGGCAATACCGAGCTGCACCATGGTGTCCTTGATGCTGCCGTGGCTGGCGTTGAGGGCGCTGACAATAGCAGAGCGTTCAAAACCATCCATCATTTCAACCAGCGTCTGGCGGCCTGCTACGTTGCCGGCATCCGCCGGCTCATTCTCGTCCAGTGCTGCAGGCCCCAATAACACATAGCGCTCCGCCAGGTTCCTGAGTTCACGAACATTGCCGGGCCAGGAATGCTGCATCAGCCGGGCCGCCTGGCCGGCATCCAGGGGAATGCTTTCGCGATCATAGCGAGCGGCCGCAATGAGTACGAAGTGGTGGAAAAGCATCGGCACGTCTTCCTTGCGCTCTCGCAACGGCGGAATATCCACTTTCACAACGTTTAGACGGTAGTAGAGATCAGACCGGAACTCGCCCTCGTCACTGAGTTTTTTCAGGTCGGCCTTGGTGGCAGCAATGATGCGCACGTCCACTTCCTGCACCTGATTGCTACCCAGGCGCTCTACCCGTTGTTCCTCCAGCACCCGTAACAGCTTAACCTGCAACGGCATGGGCATGCTTTCCACTTCATCGAGGAACAGGGTGCCCTTGTGGGCATGCTCGATCTTGCCGATACGGCGTTTCTCCGCTCCGGTGAAGGCACCGGCTTCGTGGCCAAACAGTTCGCTCTCGATCAGGTTCTCGGGGACTGCCCCACAGTTGATTGCAACAAAATTATGGGCACTGCGGCCACTGTTCTCATGGATATACCGGGCCAGCGCGTCCTTGCCCGACCCGGTCTCTCCATGCAGCAGAATATTGGCGGAGATATCAAGAATCGGATCAATAGTGGCCATGACTTTCCGCATGGACGGCGAATCGCCAAGCATCCGGGGGCCCGGCCTGGCCAGGTGACGCAACTGGGCCTTGAGACGGCGGTTTTCGAGGGCAAGGTGTCGTTTCTCAAGGGCGTGGCGAAGCAGCTCAATCAGCTCGTCATGATCAAAGGGCTTTTCAATGAAATCGTACGCCCCTTGCTGCATTGCCGTAACGGCGGTGCTTATGTCCCCCTGGCCGGTAAGGATGATCACCGGAATGGTGTCATCAATCGCCCGGATCCGGTCCAGCATCTCCAGGCCGTTCATATCCGGCATGTTGTAATCACACAGAACCACACCGTCATACTCGGCATTGATGTGCTTGAGTGCCGACGGCGCCCCCTCGAAACAGCTGACCGGCAGGTCCTCCAGGGTCAGCGTCTGGGCAATGGCCTGGCGGATGTGTGGATCATCGTCCACAAAGATTACCGAAGATTCTGTCATTCCGTGGCCTCCCGCTTCTTGAGGGTTACAACGAATTCAGCGCCGGGGCCGTCCTTGCGATTGCGGCCGATCAGGCTGCCACCCAGCGCATCCACGATCTGGCGCGATATGGAAAGCCCCAGGCCCAGGCCCTGTTTGACCGACTTGGTGGTAAAAAAGGGCTCGAAGATCTGTTCGGTGTCGCCCTGCAACCCGGGCCCATTGTCACGGACCAGACATTTCCAGCAATGTTCGGTTTCTTCTATATCGATCCGGATTTCCGGTCGCTCGCCACCCTCGACCGCCTGAACCGCATTGGCCATCAGGTTGACCATGACCTGCTCTATCCGGATCAAGTCGCCGTGGCACATCACCGGCGCCTCCGGGCGGCGCCACTGGATGTCGATCTCTGAGCTCGATTGCTGGGCTACGATGATTTTCAACGAAGCATCAATCGGTTGCCGGAGATCGACCACTGCAGGCGGGCCCTCGGATTTGCGGGCGAACACCTTGAACTGCCGGGTCAGCTCCGCCATCTTGTCACACAGGACGATGATCTCTGACAGGTTAGCATCGACCATCTCGCTTGCGCCTTTCTCAAGGAAGCGCCGGCTGTTTCGTGCGTAGGTCTGAATGGCCGTCAGAGGCTGGTTCATTTCGTGGTTGAGCCCTGCAGACATCTGTCCTAGCACCGCCAGTTTTGCCGCCTGAATCAACTCCTGCTGGGTTTCCCGAAGTTCGTTCTGGGTACGTTCACGTTCCCGAATTTCTTCCACCAGCTTGCGGTTGGAGTTCTCCAGGTCTGCGGTCCTCTCGGCCACGCTGCGCTCCAGTTGCTCGCCTCGCAAGGCAAGTTCAGCTTCGCGCCGGTAGCGTTCGCGCAGATAAAGCCAGGTCAGAAGACCACCAAAAAACAGCGCGGTACCACCAACCAGAAATCCAAGACGGGTCCAGACCACAGAGCGCGTGCTCACCATTACCTGAAGATTCCAGTCCAGTTTCGGCAGCGGCGTTCGAACGCTGAGATACTCTCTGACCTCGCCGTTTTCAAGAATATTGATGGCAGTGGAATTCTCCGACAAGCCCCAGGGCTTACCCAGGTTATCGAATTCGATCGGGTTCAGGTCGCGGTCCGGATAACGCTGACGGGAAGCCGCGTCCGGGGCCACCCCCGCATTTGAAAAGTTCCGATACAACCAATTGGGTTTGCTTGCCAGAAAACTGATACCAGCGTCATCCAGCACGACCATTTCTGCTTCCCTGAGAGAAGCAGGCCGATCCCACTGGGATTCCAGCTCATGAACAAGAACCTTTACGGCCACCACTCCGAGAAGACGGCCCGAGTCGTCGATGACAGGATGT
Proteins encoded in this region:
- a CDS encoding sigma-54-dependent transcriptional regulator, producing MTESSVIFVDDDPHIRQAIAQTLTLEDLPVSCFEGAPSALKHINAEYDGVVLCDYNMPDMNGLEMLDRIRAIDDTIPVIILTGQGDISTAVTAMQQGAYDFIEKPFDHDELIELLRHALEKRHLALENRRLKAQLRHLARPGPRMLGDSPSMRKVMATIDPILDISANILLHGETGSGKDALARYIHENSGRSAHNFVAINCGAVPENLIESELFGHEAGAFTGAEKRRIGKIEHAHKGTLFLDEVESMPMPLQVKLLRVLEEQRVERLGSNQVQEVDVRIIAATKADLKKLSDEGEFRSDLYYRLNVVKVDIPPLRERKEDVPMLFHHFVLIAAARYDRESIPLDAGQAARLMQHSWPGNVRELRNLAERYVLLGPAALDENEPADAGNVAGRQTLVEMMDGFERSAIVSALNASHGSIKDTMVQLGIARKTLYDKMRKHGLDKAQFKD
- a CDS encoding sensor histidine kinase; the encoded protein is MSYRIGAVLVFVATLVVSWLLGGWVGYRQVEQESLEESFRYRQLVANELNRYLPVPELMAEHPLLERALTDPGNPDVILEANEQMQRMATIVGSSDVYLMDVNGLTIAANNYQQADSFVGSNYAFRPYFSEAVSNRDSAIYFALGLMSGVRGLYFSHPVIDDSGRLLGVVAVKVLVHELESQWDRPASLREAEMVVLDDAGISFLASKPNWLYRNFSNAGVAPDAASRQRYPDRDLNPIEFDNLGKPWGLSENSTAINILENGEVREYLSVRTPLPKLDWNLQVMVSTRSVVWTRLGFLVGGTALFFGGLLTWLYLRERYRREAELALRGEQLERSVAERTADLENSNRKLVEEIRERERTQNELRETQQELIQAAKLAVLGQMSAGLNHEMNQPLTAIQTYARNSRRFLEKGASEMVDANLSEIIVLCDKMAELTRQFKVFARKSEGPPAVVDLRQPIDASLKIIVAQQSSSEIDIQWRRPEAPVMCHGDLIRIEQVMVNLMANAVQAVEGGERPEIRIDIEETEHCWKCLVRDNGPGLQGDTEQIFEPFFTTKSVKQGLGLGLSISRQIVDALGGSLIGRNRKDGPGAEFVVTLKKREATE
- a CDS encoding HPP family protein, with the protein product MTVLAYEIMTPSIKAVPQSWTMDRLARFLTDNEITGSPVTDDDGEIVGIATLKDITEFRWNATRSDADRHLTPEEREEARRLRMVIFEEMGKVPVEVRDIMTPIVLSVDEKTPVRDIANIMMREHLHRIFVTNDSKITGIITTYDMLKVISDEELTQRCADND
- a CDS encoding DUF2804 domain-containing protein produces the protein MTMEKLINGKGQIVPGVLDEPVKEINYLDYDLRTVMDRPRSRLARRWRFNQFQFVSAMGPGWVFGLAVVDLKLLGNGFFYLYDFETGQMMEQSFLQPLARQTRIEPLPEEGVATFSKGEVDVRIAPTADGRTIAVSAPGDIRIELTLKEDRDPLRLVCPAGYNGWVFTRKSAGLPVEGEVRWDHHIWRCDEETRGTIDWSCGFMRRETAWNWACLAGQLPDGRSVGLNLAAGVNETGMTENALWLDGVCHKLGAARFRFDRYQPGRDWHVTTEDGRIDLHFVPAGVRKEKLNAWVLASNFRQYVGTFNGTVTDEAGGKIEVKGLRGLMEDHFARW
- a CDS encoding PhoH family protein, translating into MPRAPQARRKMYVLDTNVLIHDPNALLNFEEHDVIIPMTVLEELDSLKSGKQAVAADCRQAIRNIDKLLGDASPKVIEKGVPIVRGKKAEPLGSLSILMSTGDSGNHSLPEHLNDNKIINTLAALQNRHKSRDIILVSKDINMRLKARGFGVEAQDYHNDQLLDDIDLLPKGYREFPNSFWDTIEKVETVQREGTTEHILKREGELAKLNINEFVIDEMGFVGKVVDLSDTQVIIKDLHQHDLMNEEVWGLVPRDIYQAMALNLLLDPDIHLVNLTGSAGSGKTILALAACIEMTVASKLYKRIIATRSTQGLDEDIGFLPGTEAEKMEPWLGAIVDNLEALHEDDENMTASVDYILSKVPLHFKSMNYIRGRSFQHSLIIIDESQNLTPHQIKTIITRAGNGSKVICLGNLAQIDTPYLSALSSGLTYMTERFKGFRHGAHIHLQGVPRSVLAEFAEANL
- a CDS encoding START domain-containing protein, which gives rise to MRKSIAHGITGWASVISGLVCALLVFAVAASARAELPTETDEQWTLRKEADHIRVYTIEQPDSSFKAFKAVAVLDAPIENLMAVMANPGSCVEWVHNCSESYAFGDGEFHDRFAYSVNDMPWPVTDRDYVLRIRTRGDRASGEIVMDLNAMPDQRAESSSRVRVDRSDTLYRFTPEGDKTRMVWVQHTDPNGSLPGWLVNSLLVDIPVRSMEELERVANRDKYRGYQLVYDEDGQLIGISPPGS
- a CDS encoding methyl-accepting chemotaxis protein yields the protein MKNLTIQTRVLLLALVPVIVLTAFLTSYNLNQARFIGEEAVAGFSSDMEESKRQELQNYLAVAKSSIAHLYNQPGSADDQKVREKAWEILRQLRFNDSGSTGYFFAYDTKGVNVMHGVNQSLEGRNLWDFQDPNGTYLIRELVKAARGGGGYVPYGWKNSDTGEVAPKLGYAEMLPKWGIMIGTGFWVDGLETQVTEMENHVGDSLRDAIIGSVTTSLIALALIVLLALVVVRSIIRPLKSAVSAMNDIASGDGDLTRRLDVSGKDELGQLATAFNSFADQVHGLVERVLSSTRTLNEATADLNQVMTEAEQGVERQKSESDQVATAMNEMTAAAQEVASNASEASTAADHANGQVCDAQGLVHQATEVIGGLSEQVSEGVRVIEQLGADSRRIDSVLEVIREIADQTNLLALNAAIEAARAGEAGRGFAVVADEVRTLARRTQQSTQEIQDMIERLQSGAGNAVKLIGSISERSEATVEETRQVNEALQRIGQAVATITDMNTQIASAAEEQTSVSETINQNVHEIVAITEQTAQGTRRAGDATQRLKNLASEMSDEVSRYRV